ATATTAAAAAGATATAAATTAAAATAATTTTAAAATAATCATAATCTCAAAAAAAGGGGGAAGTCATGAAAAAGTACAAATGCAGTGTATGTGGCTATGTTTATGATCCTGCTCAGGGTGATCCTGACAATGGAGTTGCTGCAGGAACAGCTTTTGAAGATTTGCCAGATAGCTGGGTATGTCCAATTTGCGGTGCCACAAAAGATATGTTTGAACCAGAGGAATAGCTGAGGGGGATATTATGAAATCCGTTGAAATTGCCTTAAAGATGGAAACTGATGCGGTAAAGTTTTATACTGAAGCTGCAGAAAAAGTTTCACATCCTGTAGGCAAAAAAATGTTTCTTACTGTAGCAGAAGATGAAAAAAATCACATCAAAATGTTAGAAGAGGTTCTTAAGGGTCTTGAACTTACGATAAGAGAGGCTCATCCTATCAAAACAGTGAAAACAATCTTTGAAGAAATGAAAGACAAAATGATGGATAGGGTAAAAGCACTGTCCGATGAGCTTGAGGCTTTCAGAATTGCTATGGATATGGAAAAGGAAGGGATTGAATTTTACAAGAAAGTTATAAACGAAGTTACAACAGAAAAGGAAAAAAAGCTTTTTGAAAGACTAATATATGAAGAGGAACAGCATCATAAAATATTTGCAGAAACTTACAACTTCTTGAATGACACAGGAAATTGGTTTATGTGGAAAGAGTTTTCCATTGTGGAGGGATAAATTTGGGAGGGAATTCCCTCCCTTTTATTTAATTCCAAGAACATCTCCCATATCATAAAGACCTGCCGTTTTTCCATAAAGCCAAAGCACAGCTCTCAAGGCACCCCTCGCAAAAGTATCTCTACTTGATGCTTTATGAGTTATTTCAACTCGTTCTCCCAATCCACCAAAAATCACTGTATGCTCTCCAACAATATCTCCTGCTCTTACTGTCTGAATTCCTATTTCCTTTTTTGTTCTCTCACCAATTATTCCCTTTCTTGCATATACAGCAACCTCATCAAAATTTCTTCCCAATGCCTCGGCAATTACTTTAGCCATTTTTATTGCTGTTCCACTTGGTGCATCCTTTTTCATTCTATGATGAGCCTCAACAATTTCAACATCGTATTCATCTCCAAGAACTTTTGCTACATCTTTAAGAATTTTGAATAAAAGGTTTACGCCAATGCTCATATTTGGCGAAAAAACTATAGGGATTTCTTTTGCTGCCTCTTGAATAACAGCAATTTGTTCATTGCTAAATCCTGTTGTTCCAATAACTATTGATTTTTTATATTTTTTTACTACTTCAAGATGCTCTAGGGTTGCTTCTGGATTCGTAAAATGAATGACAACATCAGTATTATCAATGACTTTTTCAATATCATCAACTATTTTTACTCCCAATTCACCGATTCCTGCCACTACTCCAGCGTCTGAGCCTAATTTTGGATTATTTTTTGATTCCACTGCTCCAACAAGCTTTATCTCTGAATAATCCTTACTGAGGGCAATAATCCTACTGCCCATTCTTCCTGCTGCGCCACATACTGCTATTTTTATCATCTTCTTCCTCCTCTATGTTTATTTTTTCATCAACTTCTTCAACTTTTATGGAATACTGTTCATGAAACCAATTCCAAAGGTCAATAATCTTACAACTTTTTGAACAAAATGGTCTCCATGGATTATTTTCAAGAGTTGTTTCTTTACCACATACTGGGCATTTAATTTTCATGTCTAATTTTAATTATTCATACCATAAAGTTGCAACCCAATATGATAAACTATAATATGACTTTTACAGATAGAGCAAAAACAGTTCTTGAAATAAGATATCTTTTAAAAAATGAAAAAGGTGAAGTTGTTGAAACGCCTGATGAGATGTTTCAAAGGGTTGCTAATTATGTTGCCTCTGCTGAAGAACTCTATGGAGAAAATCCCTCTGAGTGGTCAGAAAAGTTTTATGAACTCACAAGTTCTTTAAGATTTCTTCCCAACTCCCCTGCTTTAATGAATGCAGGAAAGCCAAAGGCTCAGCTTGCAGCATGCTTTGTCCTTCCTATAGATGACTCTATTGAATCAATATTTAAAACATTAATGAATGCAGCTTTAATTCTTCAAAGTGGTGGTGGTACAGGATTTAATTTTTCCCGATTAAGACCAAAGGGAGATGTTGTTCGTTCAACAGGCGGGATTGCAAGCGGTCCTGTTTCATTTATGAAGATATTTGATAAGGCTTCAGACATAATCAAGCAGGGTGGTGCAAGAAGAGGTGCAAATATGGGTATTCTCAGAGTTGACCACCCTGATATTTTTGAGTTTATAAGAATTAAAAGAATAGAAACTCTCAGCAATTTCAATATATCTGTAGCTGTTACAGACTCTTTTATGGAAGCTCTATTCAGAGATGACTATTTTCCACTTGTAAATCCACGAAATGGTGAAGTAGTGAGAAAAGTAAAGGCAAAAGACATATTCAATGAAATTGTTGAGGCAGCATGGGAAACTGGAGACCCAGGAATAATTTTCATAGACACAATAAATAAACACAATCCAACTCCTCATATTGGTCAGATTGAAAGCACAAATCCCTGTGGAGAGCAGCCTCTTTTACCTTATGAAGCCTGTATTCTTGGCTCACTTAATCTATCAAAGTATGTAAAGGATGGTAGCATTGATTTTGAACTTTTAGGCAATGATATTAAGGTTGCGACAAGATTTCTTGATGATGCAATTGATGTTACCCATTATCCTGTGCCTGAGGTTGAAAAAATGCATAAGGGAAACAGAAAAATAGGGCTTGGAATAATGGGCTGGGCAGACTGTCTTGTAGAACTGGGGATTCCCTATAATCATAAAAAAGCCTTTGTCCTTGCTGAAAAACTCATGCATTTCATAAGTGAAAAATCCCATGAAGCATCGCATGAGCTTGCTCAGAAAAGAGGTGTTTTTCCAAATTTCAAGGGTTCTGTATGGGATAAAAAAGGAATACCTATGAGAAATGCCACCACAACAACAATTGCTCCAACAGGAACAATATCAATAATTGCTGACTGTTCAAGTGGAATTGAGCCTTACTTTTTACTTGCTTACAAACAGAGGATTCTTGATACAGAGTTTGAGATAGTAAACAGGTATCTTATAGAGATTGCTAAGAAAGAAGGCTTTTACAGTGAAGAGTTTATAGATAAACTAAGACAGAAGGGAACCCTGAGAGGAATAAATGGAATACCTTCAAGGATTAAAAGACTTTTTAAAACAGCCCTTGAAATCACTCCTGAGCAACATATTGAGATGCAGGCAGTATTTCAGAAATACACAGACAATGCTGTATCAAAAACCATAAATCTTCCTCAAAGGACAAAAAAAGAGGATGTTGAAAAAATATTTATTCTTGCCTATAAAAAAGGACTCAAGGGAATAACAATTTTCAGGTATGGCTCAAAAAGAGGAACACTTCTTAAGGTAAGCGATGCCCATCTTGCTGAGTGCTGTGAAATTAAAGGAAGAGTTCCAAGAGTAACAAAGCTTCACGATGCTGTATGATAAAGCTTGAGAATATCTCAAAGAGTTATGGAAGTGTAAAAGCATTAGAGTCTCTGAGCTTTGAAATAAGGAGAGGTGAGATCTTTGGGCTTCTTGGCCCAAACGGAGCAGGAAAAACAACAACTGTTAAAATTCTTACAACACTCACAAAACCTGATAAAGGAGAATGTTTTATTGATGGAATTGATGTAGTAAACAACTCTTTTGAAATTAAAAAAATCATAGGAGTTGTTCCTCAGGAAAATAATCTTGAAAGAGAACTTACTGTTTATGAAAATCTTCTGATTTATGGAATGCTTCACAGAGTAAAAGAGATTCAGAAAAAAATTGATAATATACTTGAAGTAATGGAACTTAAAGAAAAAAAACACTCTATTGTATCCACTCTTTCCGGAGGGCTTCAGCGCAGAACTTTGCTTGCAAGGGCATTACTGCCTGAGCCAAAAGTCCTGTTTCTTGATGAGCCATCAATAGGGCTTGACCCCCATATAAGAAGAGAACTCTGGCAAATTATAAGAAGGATAAAGTCTGAAGGTAGAACAGTACTTCTTACAACCCACTATATTGAAGAAGCAGAGGCACTTTGTGACAGAGTGGGTATTCTGTCTCACGGAAAGTTAATTGCACTTGGAACACCTTCAGAGCTTAAAAAAGATGTTGGTGAGTATGTGGTTGAGTTCACAGATAAAGATGGAAGGCTACTTAGTGAGATATGCCATAGCAGGGAAGAGGCTTACGAGATTGCCAGAAAAAGAGCAGATGGAGTAATGATAAGAAAATCCAATCTTGAAGATGTCTTTGTAAAGCTAACCGGTGAAAGAATTAAGGAGATTAAGGAATAAATATGACAGGATGGTATCCAATTTTTCTTAAAGAGATGCTTCAGTTTAAGCGAAAGCTTCTTAGACTGGGATACATATTCTCAGCCATGATGGCTCCAATTATTTATCTTGTTACATTCGGGCTCGGACTGGGAAGAACTGTAAGGCTGAGCGAAGGCACTGATTATTTAACATTTTTACTTCCAGGTCTTGTTGCAATGAGTTCAATGAATAACTCATACTCATGGGTCGCAAGCTCACTTAATCTGAGCAGGCTTTATTTTAAGACATTTCAGGTTTATATTCAGTCACCAATAAAGCCTTTTTCTATAATGATTGGAGAAGTTCTGGCTGGTATGGTAAAAGGGCTTTTTGCATCTCTGCTCATACTTATAGTTGGTTTTGTGGTGCCTTCAAAATTTTCCATAAATCTTATTTTTGTTATAACCCTCCTACTTAATTGTTTTATGTTTGCCAGTCTTGGGGTAATAACAGGAATGATAACAAAATCTCATGAAGACACTGCTACTTATTCCAACTTTTTTATAATGCCTATGGCTTTTTTCAGCGGAACATTTTTCTCAGTTGACCGAATACCAATGATTTTTAAACCGATAATTTATGTAATGCCACTTACACATACAAATATAGTTATAAGAAAAAATTGTCTTGATACTGAAGGAATTGTCTCTTTACTTGTAATCATATTTTACTGCCTTTTCTTTTTTCTTGTTGGTTCAAATTTAATGAAAAAATACAGTGAGTAAACAGTAGTCAATAGCCATGATTTTATTTTATACTTTAACAAATGGATATACTTGAATTAACTCTCATACTCTCCCAAAGGCTTAGTATTATAGCAACAGTAGCTT
Above is a genomic segment from Thermodesulfovibrio aggregans containing:
- the rd gene encoding rubredoxin, producing the protein MKKYKCSVCGYVYDPAQGDPDNGVAAGTAFEDLPDSWVCPICGATKDMFEPEE
- a CDS encoding ferritin family protein: MKSVEIALKMETDAVKFYTEAAEKVSHPVGKKMFLTVAEDEKNHIKMLEEVLKGLELTIREAHPIKTVKTIFEEMKDKMMDRVKALSDELEAFRIAMDMEKEGIEFYKKVINEVTTEKEKKLFERLIYEEEQHHKIFAETYNFLNDTGNWFMWKEFSIVEG
- the dapB gene encoding 4-hydroxy-tetrahydrodipicolinate reductase, coding for MIKIAVCGAAGRMGSRIIALSKDYSEIKLVGAVESKNNPKLGSDAGVVAGIGELGVKIVDDIEKVIDNTDVVIHFTNPEATLEHLEVVKKYKKSIVIGTTGFSNEQIAVIQEAAKEIPIVFSPNMSIGVNLLFKILKDVAKVLGDEYDVEIVEAHHRMKKDAPSGTAIKMAKVIAEALGRNFDEVAVYARKGIIGERTKKEIGIQTVRAGDIVGEHTVIFGGLGERVEITHKASSRDTFARGALRAVLWLYGKTAGLYDMGDVLGIK
- a CDS encoding DNA gyrase inhibitor YacG; this encodes MKIKCPVCGKETTLENNPWRPFCSKSCKIIDLWNWFHEQYSIKVEEVDEKINIEEEEDDKNSSMWRSRKNGQ
- a CDS encoding adenosylcobalamin-dependent ribonucleoside-diphosphate reductase — encoded protein: MTFTDRAKTVLEIRYLLKNEKGEVVETPDEMFQRVANYVASAEELYGENPSEWSEKFYELTSSLRFLPNSPALMNAGKPKAQLAACFVLPIDDSIESIFKTLMNAALILQSGGGTGFNFSRLRPKGDVVRSTGGIASGPVSFMKIFDKASDIIKQGGARRGANMGILRVDHPDIFEFIRIKRIETLSNFNISVAVTDSFMEALFRDDYFPLVNPRNGEVVRKVKAKDIFNEIVEAAWETGDPGIIFIDTINKHNPTPHIGQIESTNPCGEQPLLPYEACILGSLNLSKYVKDGSIDFELLGNDIKVATRFLDDAIDVTHYPVPEVEKMHKGNRKIGLGIMGWADCLVELGIPYNHKKAFVLAEKLMHFISEKSHEASHELAQKRGVFPNFKGSVWDKKGIPMRNATTTTIAPTGTISIIADCSSGIEPYFLLAYKQRILDTEFEIVNRYLIEIAKKEGFYSEEFIDKLRQKGTLRGINGIPSRIKRLFKTALEITPEQHIEMQAVFQKYTDNAVSKTINLPQRTKKEDVEKIFILAYKKGLKGITIFRYGSKRGTLLKVSDAHLAECCEIKGRVPRVTKLHDAV
- a CDS encoding ABC transporter ATP-binding protein, yielding MIKLENISKSYGSVKALESLSFEIRRGEIFGLLGPNGAGKTTTVKILTTLTKPDKGECFIDGIDVVNNSFEIKKIIGVVPQENNLERELTVYENLLIYGMLHRVKEIQKKIDNILEVMELKEKKHSIVSTLSGGLQRRTLLARALLPEPKVLFLDEPSIGLDPHIRRELWQIIRRIKSEGRTVLLTTHYIEEAEALCDRVGILSHGKLIALGTPSELKKDVGEYVVEFTDKDGRLLSEICHSREEAYEIARKRADGVMIRKSNLEDVFVKLTGERIKEIKE
- a CDS encoding ABC transporter permease; the protein is MTGWYPIFLKEMLQFKRKLLRLGYIFSAMMAPIIYLVTFGLGLGRTVRLSEGTDYLTFLLPGLVAMSSMNNSYSWVASSLNLSRLYFKTFQVYIQSPIKPFSIMIGEVLAGMVKGLFASLLILIVGFVVPSKFSINLIFVITLLLNCFMFASLGVITGMITKSHEDTATYSNFFIMPMAFFSGTFFSVDRIPMIFKPIIYVMPLTHTNIVIRKNCLDTEGIVSLLVIIFYCLFFFLVGSNLMKKYSE